A window of Limanda limanda chromosome 4, fLimLim1.1, whole genome shotgun sequence genomic DNA:
ACAGCCTGCCATGCAGCTGGCCCTGCGTCACAGGAGGAAAGCACTGCTCGGAAAGATGTTCCGGATGTGGCTCAGCAAAAATCAGGAGCTGCAGAATCAACGCCAGGAGAAACTGGAAGAAGCTAGGAGACAAAAGAAAGAGGTCAAAAGGAGACTCATGGAAGAGCTTGGCAATGTACCTCCCAGAAAGAGTGCTAGGCTTCTTACTCAGGCGCCACGTCCGATGATCACACTCATTCCAAGCAAATTCCGCGACCCTCCAGAACGCCTACCTCCCCCCCCAAAGAAGCCTTCCATTCTAACCCTGTCCCGCAAGGCTCCTCAGAATGGCAGAGCTGCCAAACTGAGGAGATACTACTCCACACATGCGGTTACCCGTCGGAGATCTGCTCCAGGAGTCACTGGTCTGCGCAACTTGGGGAACACATGCTATATGAACTCAATATTGCAAGTGCTGAGCCACCTGCAGAAATTCAGGGAGTGTTTTCTTACTTTGGACCTGTGTGAGACTGAGGAGCTGCTGGCAAAGACCAGTAACTCCCAGGGGATGAAGGGGGTGACAGGAGGAGGGGTGGTCAGCAGTGTGAACACAGAGCTGCCAGGAGCCCCCCTTGGACACATGGGGAAGGCAGACAGTTTGAATTTGCCtgtggaagaaaaagaaagcgCGCCACCTTCCGCGCTGGCCGCAGAGTTGGTCCAGCCCAAAGAGCCTCGGTGCTCCACCCGCCAGCAGATGTCTCTGTGCCATGAGTTGCATACACTTTTCAGGGTCATGTGGTCAGGCCGGTGGTCTTTGGTGTCCCCCTTCGCCATGCTGCACTCCGTGTGGAACCTCATCCCAGCTTTCCGGGGGTATGACCAGCAGGACGCCCAGGAGTTCCTGTGTGAGCTGCTGGACAAGGTGCAGCAGGAGCTGGACACAGAGGGCTCCAAACGCAGGATAGTTATTCCCATCAACAAGAGGAAACTGTCAAAGCAAGTGCTAAAGGTCCTGAACACCATCTTTCATGGGCAGCTACTCAGCCAGGTGAGACTGCCAACATGCCAGACACTTCCACAAACAATGGCGATTTTACCGCTTGTCACATATTCCAATATTAACAAAACATGGATATAATAGTCATTGTGATAACGATTAATACTGTGGTCATATAGGTTAAAGACCCTTTATAGCTTTATTTGTTCCTCCCAACCTGCTTTAATATAAGTTTGTACAAAAATGGATTATTTATCCACCATAACAACTATATTAAACTGCACTCAGATTTCCAAGTAATTTTTCAGATCCATTGAATCATCAATTCAACATACTTCCCGATCTGATTTCTTTGCTTCTTACTGTGTCTTTTTGGGTTTCAGGTGACGTGTCTGTCCTGTAAGCACAAGTCCAACACAGTTGAGCCATTCTGGGATCTGTCTTTGGAATTTCCAGAGCGATATCACAGCGTAGACAAAGGCTCAGGCTCGACAGCTTACCAGCGCAGCTGCACCCTCACAGAGATGCTGTCCAAGTTCACAGAGATGGAGGCTCTTGAAGGCAGCATCTACGCCTGCAACCACTGCAACAGTCAGTACAATGtttcacacactgcaacacaaaaaacagCAGGTTCTGGAACCAGGTTGTTACTTCGGTTGGCAGTTTTACCTACAGCTAGAAGTAAAACAAATCTGAAGTAGTTGAAAGTTTGTTCGCATTTGAAAGCTAGAAATGCACTCAATAGAGAACATAGCTCatccaagacccaacagtcttTAAATTCAATTCAGCACTACCTAATTTCCCACACTTATAGATATCAGTTGCCTAATGTAATCCTGAGATCCACAAATAATTCCCTAGGAAACTGGTGAAAATCTATATTTGAAAAAGACCTATCTTGCTatgttacagaaagtgaaaaaaaaacgcTGGTTCTGCCTCTTTGTTCAGATCCCtcccaaaattgaatgggtttcccagttgtttcatttaattgtttatgcagaatcctgctgacaaacaaacaacccaaTGAACAGGGGcgaaaaaaatgattttgattATTCAAACTGATTGGGCTTCATGCTGCTTCTGTTTTAAATCATGTCTGAGAACATCTTTCTTAATAATGGGATTTGTCTAAATGTTGCATACCTGAGCAAATTAACCTTTTAATGAAAAAATCATCTtccttgtcttcttcttcttcttttctttgatAATCACTCGTTAAAAGCCTCGGAGGAGGgagtgagatgaaaacaaagctGGGAGCCTTTGTGAAACATGTCTCTTTAATTGTTTGCAAAGCCTCATAAATCGCGAGGGTGTGTCACCTCGACACGAAAACACAGCCTCTCATAAATTATGTGAATTTGAAGTCTTCTTTGAATTAATTCATCACCTTGTTGTTTCTTGGTTTGccagaaagaagaaggaaatCATCCCGCAAACCTTTAGTTCTGTCAGAGGCACGTAAGCAGCTTCTGATCTACCGCTTACCTCAGGTTCTACGGCTGCACCTCAAACGCTTCAGGCAAGTTTTCCTAACTGTGGTTTTCTTATAATTAAATAGCttcattatttaaaacaattttagaAACTCAGTgttgttaattatttttgtttctagCAGAGTAGGTTTTATTGGAGCCAGGCTTATAGAACTTTTTGGTGCAGATGTTGAGAGAGATATTAGGGGGAACAAATTTCCGATAGAGAAATCGGCCGATTGTTAAGATGTCATTATTAGCCTTTATGACAAAGACATGTACTTGAGATATGATATTCtacagtttaaccatgaactttattataaataaaatgaaagcaCAAATGTATAGAACTTACACATAAATGTTTACACAGATATGTCTGTAATAGCCAATTTCTATCAGTTAAAGCTGTAGTTATTAGAGGAAGTTTCATTTTTTCCATGAGGCTTTATGAATCCATGTGATGCTAACTCGTCCGTGTTGTACGGCAGATGGTCAGGGCGGAACCATAGGGAGAAAATCGGCGTCCACGTGGCCTTCGACCAGGTTCTGAACATCAAACCATACTGCTGCACCGGCTCAGGTCACTCCGTCCACAGAGGAGGTTACACCTACGATCTGTCTGCTGTAGTCATGCATCATGGGAAAGGCTTCGGCTCAGGGCACTACACCGCGTACTGCTACAACACAGAAGGAGGTGAGGAATGAAGAAAAGACGTGTGTCACATCAGTGTCAGATGTGCCGCTGTTCTGTTGAAGTTGAaacctgttttgtgttttcatcctcaGGTTTTTGGGTCCACTGTAATGACTCTGAGATGAAGGTTTGCAGTGTGGAGGAAGTGTGCAACACTCAGGCCTATATTCTCTTCTATACCCAGAGGTCTGCCTAGGTACCTCTCGCTGTGATGTCGAACTGCACGTGGCAACTTAGGGCTGCATTTATGAAAATGTCGTCCTACTCATCCCTACTTTCCCAGATGTCATTTAACAATCACCTGAAAACGACTTACTAAAAAAAGATAGCAATGAGGGCAGTAGGACAAACACAATCATGGGCCGAGGTGAAAATGTTAGCAGCATAATCCACAGGAGGAATAATGGTACATAAGATAAAATATGACATGTCCCTGGAAAGATTTGGACACTGTTTTTAttccttaaaaaaagaaagaaaataaatcaaaaacctTTTCATAAATGCAGCGACGGGTTTCTCCAACTGTTTATGGCCTGAAGACTGTGGGAGCAGGTCCGACTCTGTCCTGCTGAACATCGAGTTGTGTGTCCGTGTTTTTAAAAACGATCAGGCTCATGTCTGTTGAGTCTGGGAACAACCAGGCGCTCTCCTGAGACAGCATTTTACATCCAGAGGCAACACACATTCTGGGGTTTGGAGCATTTTCTCACTATAATGTCAACAACGTGCATTTTTAATTACAACTGAACAATTGATCTTGATGCACTAAAAATGAAGGGATACATCTTTCAACATCATTGCATAGTGCCACTTGAATAGAGGGAAACTAAAGTCCAGACTCTGTGCTGCCTCATGTTCGgcttttttaattaatgtgAAATGTCAGTtaggaaaatgttttaatactCATCATGTCGTTTGTCTTTCACCGTGTCCTCTCCTCAATCGTACTGCTGTGACTGGACACTGTCTGGGGCCCGAGGCCTCACTGGCGCTCT
This region includes:
- the usp49 gene encoding ubiquitin carboxyl-terminal hydrolase 49; this encodes MDRCKHVGRLRLGQDHSVLNPQKWHCVDCSTTDSVWACLKCSHVACGRFMEEHSLKHFQESQHPLAMEVRELDVFCFACGDYVLNDNAEGDLKLLRGALSTVRSPGRRSLRSSTGRECTTWVRDGGPQPAMQLALRHRRKALLGKMFRMWLSKNQELQNQRQEKLEEARRQKKEVKRRLMEELGNVPPRKSARLLTQAPRPMITLIPSKFRDPPERLPPPPKKPSILTLSRKAPQNGRAAKLRRYYSTHAVTRRRSAPGVTGLRNLGNTCYMNSILQVLSHLQKFRECFLTLDLCETEELLAKTSNSQGMKGVTGGGVVSSVNTELPGAPLGHMGKADSLNLPVEEKESAPPSALAAELVQPKEPRCSTRQQMSLCHELHTLFRVMWSGRWSLVSPFAMLHSVWNLIPAFRGYDQQDAQEFLCELLDKVQQELDTEGSKRRIVIPINKRKLSKQVLKVLNTIFHGQLLSQVTCLSCKHKSNTVEPFWDLSLEFPERYHSVDKGSGSTAYQRSCTLTEMLSKFTEMEALEGSIYACNHCNKRRRKSSRKPLVLSEARKQLLIYRLPQVLRLHLKRFRWSGRNHREKIGVHVAFDQVLNIKPYCCTGSGHSVHRGGYTYDLSAVVMHHGKGFGSGHYTAYCYNTEGGFWVHCNDSEMKVCSVEEVCNTQAYILFYTQRSA